The bacterium genome includes a window with the following:
- a CDS encoding C69 family dipeptidase has protein sequence MCSKINKFYFVNAVAVLLFVLISLLFVSNLSACTTVVAGKKSTKNGAVLFGHNEDDSGRRVVNIWNVPRKQYKHGSVVHLRGGADIPQSDVTWALTWFQVPGLPFSDYYANEWGVNVASDACPSREDDPKITDGGIGFMLRRIVAERAKSAREGVEIAGKLLDKFGYVSSGRTLVICDPSEAWILAIVAGKHWVAQRVPDDKAIVLPNVY, from the coding sequence ATGTGTTCTAAAATAAATAAATTTTATTTTGTAAATGCAGTAGCAGTTTTATTGTTTGTTTTGATATCTTTATTATTTGTATCGAATCTTTCCGCATGTACAACTGTTGTTGCAGGGAAAAAATCCACAAAAAACGGAGCTGTTCTCTTTGGCCATAATGAAGATGATTCAGGCCGGAGAGTTGTTAATATTTGGAATGTTCCGAGGAAGCAATATAAACATGGTTCTGTTGTGCATCTTCGGGGAGGAGCGGATATTCCCCAGTCAGATGTAACATGGGCTTTGACGTGGTTTCAGGTGCCGGGGCTTCCGTTTTCCGATTATTATGCAAATGAATGGGGTGTGAATGTTGCAAGTGATGCATGCCCTTCGAGGGAAGACGATCCTAAAATTACAGACGGCGGTATAGGTTTTATGCTTCGGAGAATTGTGGCAGAAAGGGCCAAGAGTGCACGTGAAGGTGTTGAGATAGCAGGTAAATTGTTAGACAAATTCGGTTATGTTTCAAGCGGCAGAACTCTTGTAATATGTGATCCGAGTGAAGCATGGATTCTTGCCATTGTCGCAGGCAAGCACTGGGTTGCTCAGAGAGTGCCTGATGATAAGGCAATAGTCCTTCCAAATGTTTACAT
- a CDS encoding 6-phosphofructokinase → MKKRQTTIGVLTGGGDCPGLNAVIRGVVKASITQYNMKVIGFEDGFEGLIEKRALPLDWMSVSGILTQGGTILGTSNTANPFRWPVKDEKGNVSFTDISDKAAEYVKELGIDTLVCIGGDGTMAIARQLSQKGIRIVGVPKTIDNDIWGTDITFGFDSALTSATDAIDKIHTTAMSHHRVMVIEVMGRYAGWLAIESGIAGGGDVILIPEIPYDIDVICSFVTKRSKEGRRFSIVVVSEGAKPIGGDRVVKMVVKESTDPIRLGGIGLKIAHDIEEKTGLESRVTVLGHLQRGGTPSAFDRILATRFGVKAAELCYDGVGGVMVAVRGSDIVTVPLSDVGGKTRLVEANNPMINVAKRVGACLGV, encoded by the coding sequence ATGAAGAAAAGACAGACAACAATTGGAGTGTTGACGGGCGGTGGAGATTGTCCTGGCCTTAATGCTGTTATACGAGGTGTAGTAAAAGCAAGTATTACTCAGTATAATATGAAAGTAATAGGATTTGAAGATGGGTTTGAGGGTTTAATTGAAAAACGTGCCCTTCCTCTTGACTGGATGTCAGTTTCAGGTATCTTAACACAAGGCGGTACAATTCTGGGAACTTCCAATACTGCAAATCCATTCCGCTGGCCTGTTAAAGATGAAAAAGGCAATGTAAGTTTTACAGACATATCTGACAAAGCTGCTGAATATGTTAAAGAGCTTGGCATAGATACTCTTGTTTGTATAGGCGGTGACGGAACTATGGCAATAGCAAGACAGCTAAGTCAGAAGGGGATTAGAATAGTCGGCGTTCCAAAAACTATTGACAATGATATATGGGGAACAGATATTACATTTGGTTTTGATTCGGCTCTTACTTCTGCAACAGATGCTATTGATAAGATTCACACAACAGCCATGTCTCATCACAGAGTCATGGTTATTGAAGTTATGGGGCGTTATGCAGGTTGGCTTGCTATTGAGTCCGGTATTGCAGGAGGGGGCGATGTAATTTTGATACCTGAGATACCATATGATATAGATGTTATTTGCTCGTTTGTAACAAAAAGAAGCAAAGAAGGCCGAAGATTCAGCATTGTAGTAGTTTCCGAAGGTGCAAAACCTATTGGAGGCGACAGGGTTGTAAAAATGGTAGTTAAAGAATCCACGGATCCTATTCGTCTTGGAGGAATAGGCCTTAAAATAGCACATGATATTGAAGAGAAAACAGGCCTTGAGAGCCGCGTAACAGTGCTGGGACACCTTCAAAGGGGAGGTACACCGAGCGCGTTTGACAGAATTCTTGCAACAAGATTTGGTGTAAAAGCTGCAGAATTATGTTATGACGGTGTGGGAGGTGTAATGGTTGCTGTCAGGGGATCTGATATTGTAACTGTTCCCCTGAGTGATGTTGGAGGAAAAACAAGGCTTGTTGAGGCAAATAATCCAATGATTAATGTAGCAAAAAGGGTGGGAGCCTGTTTAGGAGTATAA